From one Culex quinquefasciatus strain JHB chromosome 3, VPISU_Cqui_1.0_pri_paternal, whole genome shotgun sequence genomic stretch:
- the LOC119770685 gene encoding uncharacterized protein LOC119770685 has product METDEFGFALHVDSSDDDDDVEDVTEDPELAANIYGSTQLYQLIRSGNQRRIVQLIDAYGEDFGKVRKHLERRYQWDKEDKIWLKKTILVACSEEQCRVAKSLESAVIELDDLRKAVFVLLQHPVNDEEVAILHPDETSRLAVAQLIIQLIPNGFLTWKCIASGGKNETFMEAAAACGLHEVIDKLYELGDPIAIPQHYPLLEARGFDRKGTIQWLLTRHFDNFDCTLRDASQRNALIVALQRNDPKMVELLLGKMIAYRCKHYGESETEAFNKLFRYESNESDASIFSFLWRSKPMYEVVEKAVIQYKLDLSYQYNYSSNIENLLDAEIALEYCFAGIRANSELLGILTSKNCSILHDLLRKGHVDFLREMYRTSPESELWRYNHGE; this is encoded by the coding sequence ATGGAAACGGACGAATTCGGCTTCGCGTTGCACGTCGATTCCtctgatgacgacgacgacgtcgaagaCGTCACAGAAGATCCGGAACTCGCAGCAAACATCTACGGATCAACTCAGCTGTACCAGCTGATTCGCAGCGGAAACCAGCGCCGAATAGTTCAGCTGATCGATGCTTACGGAGAGGATTTCGGCAAGGTTCGGAAGCACCTGGAGCGTAGGTATCAGTGGGATAAGGAAGACAAGATATGGTTGAAGAAGACGATTCTGGTGGCTTGTAGTGAGGAGCAGTGTCGAGTTGCTAAAAGCTTGGAGAGTGCGGTGATTGAGTTGGATGATTTGCGGAAAGCTGTGTTCGTGCTGCTGCAACATCCGGTGAATGATGAAGAGGTAGCGATTCTTCATCCAGATGAGACAAGCAGATTAGCGGTTGCCCAGCTGATCATCCAGTTAATTCCGAACGGATTCCTCACTTGGAAGTGCATCGCGTCAGGTGGAAAGAACGAAACCTTCATGGAAGCGGCCGCGGCTTGTGGACTCCACGAAGTGATCGACAAGCTGTACGAGCTGGGCGATCCGATCGCGATCCCACAGCACTATCCGTTGCTGGAGGCGCGTGGCTTCGATCGGAAGGGCACGATCCAGTGGCTGCTCACGAGGCACTTTGACAACTTTGACTGCACTCTCCGGGATGCTTCCCAGCGCAACGCGCTGATCGTGGCGCTGCAAAGAAACGATCCCAAGATGGTGGAGCTTCTGCTGGGGAAAATGATTGCCTATCGATGCAAGCACTACGGGGAGTCGGAAACGGAAGCGTTCAACAAGCTTTTTCGCTACGAAAGCAACGAGTCTGATGCGTcgattttttcttttctttggcGGAGTAAGCCTATGTACGAGGTTGTTGAAAAAGCTGTAATTCAGTACAAACTTGATTTATCCTATCAATACAATTACAGTTCGAACATAGAAAACCTCTTAGACGCTGAAATTGCACTAGAGTACTGCTTCGCAGGAATCCGTGCCAATTCCGAACTACTCGGAATCCTTACCTCAAAAAATTGCTCAATCCTGCACGACCTGCTGCGAAAAGGGCACGTTGACTTTCTCCGCGAAATGTACCGCACTAGTCccgagagcgagttgtggcgctataaccacggcgaatag